The Pseudomonas rhizosphaerae genomic sequence GGCCTCGGCCATCGACTCGATCAACACCATCGTCAACGACAACGGCCATCTGAAGGCCTACAACACCGACTACCTGGCCATCCGCCAACTGCTCGACAAACACGCCGTCGACCCCCAGACCTCGTTCGCCCTGCGCGGCAGCGGCGGCATGGCCAAGGCCGTGGCGTCGGCCATGCGCGATGCGGGTATGAGCAATGGCCTGATCATCGCCCGCAACTATGAAACCGGCCGCGCCCTGGCCGACAGCTGCGGTTATCCCTGGCAGGCCGAGCTGGGCGATTCGCGCCCGCAGTTGCTGGTCAACGTCACCCCTATCGGAATGAGCGGAGGCGACCAGGCCCAAGAGCTGTCGTTCGAAAGGGCCGCCATCGAAGCGGCGCAACAGGTGTTGGACGTCGTCGCCTTGCCATGGCAAACGCCGCTGATCACAGCCGCCCTGGAGCTGGGCAAGCCGGTGATCACCGGCCTGGAAGTCATCGCAATCCAGGCCCTGGAGCAGTTCGTGCTCTACACCGGCGTGCGTCCGACGGCCGAACAGGTATGCCTGGCCACCGAGTACGCCCGCGGCTAGCCATACCTCATTCCAGTCGCGACAGACGTTCTTCCAGCGCTGCGATCCGCGCTTCCAGCTCATCGAAGCGAGCGTCTTCGGGCCTGTAATTGCCGCGCTCGGATACCACGCCTCGGGCGCTCATGATGGCCTCGATGGCCGCAGGATCGCCCAGGGCGTGGGTATAGCGATCCTCGCGCTGACCCGCCTGGCGCGGCACATGCACGGCAAAATTGCGACTGATCAAACGCTCGAGCTGATGCACGATCTGCTCCACGTCTTCGAAATCATGCAGGCGTGCGCTGCGCGTCAGCAGCTCACCCACGGTCTGCGGTCCGCGCAGGAACATCAGGCCCATCAGAATGACTTGGGCGGGGACCAACTCGAGCACCTTGTCCAGCCGATGCTCCCAGCGATCGGCCCGGCTGCCCATTACCAGCCGGGTCATCTGCCGGCCTTCGAGCGCCCGCAGGCTCTGCCCGATCTGCCCTTGAGTGTATTGAGTCACCGGTTCACGACTGGTTTTCTGATTGCACGCCAGCACCAGCGCATTGAGCGTGAGTGGGTAGGTTTCAGGATTGCTGGCCTGCTTCTCGATCAGCGCGCCCAACACGCGGATCTCGACGGCATCGAGCCTGAGCGGTTCGGAAGTGGTTGTTTCAACATCGGTCATGGCGGAACCCCAGGCAATCGTCGCAGGCAATCTGCAGTGGGCCAGTATGCTATAAAAATTCTCGTCAAGCCTGCCTGCCGCCGCCTGTGGCGCGGCCACGTACTGCCTGGCACGCCATCACCCGAACGCGCGCCAAATTTAGGGTTGCTGCGCGTGAAGCCCGGCCTTAGACTGCCGCCCCTCTTGACCATGTGCCGTGTGGTGCTTGAAGAATTCTGCCTGCGTCGCTTCCGGCGTCGCGGGCTTCCTGTTTTGCCCTAGCGCATTATTCGTTTGCAGAGAAATCAATGACAAAGGAAAAGTTGCTGGCCATGCCGGCTGATGACTACATGAACGCCGAGCAACTGGCCTACTTCACCGAATTGTTGAAGGCCATGAAAATCGAGACCCAGGAGCGTATCGAGCAAAGCCGTGTAGCCATCGAAAGCCTGGATACGCCTGCCGATCCTGCTGACGCTGCCTCTGTGGAAGAGGAGCGTCACTGGCTGGTCAATGTCATCGATCGCGACCAGCGCCTGCTGCCGCAATTGGAAATGGCCTTGGGCCGTATCAACGACGACAGCTTCGGCTGGTGCGATGACAGCGGCGAACCGATCGGTTTGAAGCGTCTGCTCATCAGTCCTACCACTAAATACTGCATCGAGGCGCAAGAGCGCCACGAGCAGATCGACAAGCACCAGCGTCAGGCCTGATTGCTGCCACGCAGGCGTTTGCTACGCCTGCGGATGCAGAGCCACATTGAGCTCATCCACGATGGGCGCCCATTCGGCATCACTGTGCAGCTCTTCCTTCAGAAAGCTGCGTTGCTGGTCGCTCCAGAAGGGCGCATCGATCAGCTTGGTGTCTTGATCGAGCTGATGCTCGGCAATGAATTTCTGAATACTGGCCTCGTCACTGTCCAGGCCCAGTTGATCGAAAAGGCCAGTAAGGCTTGGGTTCGGCAGATCCATGATGACTCCTCTGTGGCTGTTTCCAGCCATGATTGAAAGGTTACCCAGTATCTGAGGCGAGGGCCTCGCCAGAGTTCGCTTGCAATGGCGGGTTTGTTTGCGGCACGAACAACACGTGGTATCGACCACTGCAGCGCTTTCATTCCGACCGGGGCGTGCAACAAACTTCTTGACCGCGCCGGGGTTCGATTCGGTACTATTCGCGCCAGATCACCGTCATGCGCTCCAGCGCCCTGTCCATGTGGGTTGTCGCTTGCTCGATGCCGCCCCGGCGCCGCTCTGCCACACATGTTCAGGTTTGCCTTTTTCCTTCGCGGTCATCGGCAATTTTCCCTACAGCAGGGTCGACGCTGCGCATCCCGGATCAAGGTTCGATCCTTTAGTCTTTCGTTAGCAGGTCGGTGGCAATCATTGCACGTGCTGCCGACCGTTCGGCGCTCCCCGCGTCTTCAGGTTATTACCACGCCAACAGCGTTCGGTAGTCTGTGTTTCGATTTGAGGATTCTTCATTGGCAGTAAGTAATCTGGATATGCACGCACTGTTTGTGCTTGGCGACTTGCGTGCGAAGTTGGTCAAACTCTTTCATTCGCGCTTTGTCTATGTCACTGAACAAAGCGCGGAAGGCATCTACATGGCCGAACTCGATACCGAGTCCGCGCTGGTGGTCGACGACAAGCCCAGGCTTGAACTCAAAGTGGGTGACCACTTTCGCGCCGCCGTCCTGCCCAGCCGCGAAGGCGGCAAGTTCGAGCTCAAGTTCCGTGACATCAAGCTGACGGTTTATGGGCTGGGCGAATATGCATTCGTCAGCATGGCGCAAGGCGAAGGCATCGTGTTCAAGGAAGGCCAGACCGTGATGCTGGTGTTTGCCGCCAACGAGCGCATCGAGGAAAACCTGGGCAAGATCTTGAAGGCTGCCACGGCCAAGGCAGCCAAATGGCGCAAGGGCGAGTTGACTTTCAAACCCAGCGAATAACCCCCGGGGAACCTGCGCTACAGTAAAGTGACTTAACCACGTCATCGACTGTTTACCGAGGAACCCCGCATGAAAGGATTACGTGCCTGGCTGGCAGCCTGTGGCGCCGGCTTCTGGCTGTCGACTGCAGCCTTGCCCGTTCACGCGCAGACGGCGCCCATCCATTTCGCCGATCTGAATTGGGAAAGTGGCAGCCTCATCACCGAGCTGCTGCGCTATATCGTCGAGAAGGGCTACGACTTGCCCACCGATACCCAACCCGGCACGACCATCACCCTGGAAACGGCGCTGGCCAAGAACGACATCCAGGTCATCGCCGAAGAATGGGCAGGGCGCAGCCCGGTGTGGGTCAAGGCCGAAGCCGAAGGCAAGGTCATTGGCCTGGGCGACACCGTCAAAGGCGCCACCGAAGGCTGGTTCGTTCCCGAATACGTGATCAAGGGAGATACAGCCAAAGGCATCAAACCCATGGCGCCGGAGCTACGCAGCGTCGCCGATCTGCCGCGCTACAAAGACGTCTTCAAAGACCCGGAAAGTCCCGACAAGGGCCGCTTTCTCAACAGCCCCATCGGCTGGACATCCGAAGTCGTCAACGCGCAGAAACTCAAGGCCTACAAGCTGACCGACGACTACGTCAATTTCCGCTCCGGCTCGGGCGCCGCACTGGACGCAGAGATCGCTTCATCTATCCGTCGCGGCAAGCCAGTGCTTTTCTATTATTGGTCACCGACCCCACTGCTCGGGCGCTACAAGCTCATCCAGCTCGAAGAGCCGCCTTT encodes the following:
- a CDS encoding shikimate 5-dehydrogenase; the encoded protein is MSIAPNRDTILCMSLAARPGTFGVRFHNHLYDQLGLDYYYKAMTTDDLPAAVGGIRALGIRGCGVSMPFKEACIPLVDELDASASAIDSINTIVNDNGHLKAYNTDYLAIRQLLDKHAVDPQTSFALRGSGGMAKAVASAMRDAGMSNGLIIARNYETGRALADSCGYPWQAELGDSRPQLLVNVTPIGMSGGDQAQELSFERAAIEAAQQVLDVVALPWQTPLITAALELGKPVITGLEVIAIQALEQFVLYTGVRPTAEQVCLATEYARG
- a CDS encoding YceH family protein, with amino-acid sequence MTDVETTTSEPLRLDAVEIRVLGALIEKQASNPETYPLTLNALVLACNQKTSREPVTQYTQGQIGQSLRALEGRQMTRLVMGSRADRWEHRLDKVLELVPAQVILMGLMFLRGPQTVGELLTRSARLHDFEDVEQIVHQLERLISRNFAVHVPRQAGQREDRYTHALGDPAAIEAIMSARGVVSERGNYRPEDARFDELEARIAALEERLSRLE
- a CDS encoding TraR/DksA family transcriptional regulator, yielding MTKEKLLAMPADDYMNAEQLAYFTELLKAMKIETQERIEQSRVAIESLDTPADPADAASVEEERHWLVNVIDRDQRLLPQLEMALGRINDDSFGWCDDSGEPIGLKRLLISPTTKYCIEAQERHEQIDKHQRQA
- a CDS encoding DUF2789 domain-containing protein, yielding MDLPNPSLTGLFDQLGLDSDEASIQKFIAEHQLDQDTKLIDAPFWSDQQRSFLKEELHSDAEWAPIVDELNVALHPQA
- a CDS encoding ABC transporter substrate-binding protein — its product is MKGLRAWLAACGAGFWLSTAALPVHAQTAPIHFADLNWESGSLITELLRYIVEKGYDLPTDTQPGTTITLETALAKNDIQVIAEEWAGRSPVWVKAEAEGKVIGLGDTVKGATEGWFVPEYVIKGDTAKGIKPMAPELRSVADLPRYKDVFKDPESPDKGRFLNSPIGWTSEVVNAQKLKAYKLTDDYVNFRSGSGAALDAEIASSIRRGKPVLFYYWSPTPLLGRYKLIQLEEPPFDAKAWATLTDADNPAPLPTRSLPSKLSIGVSKAFQQEYPQLVDFFAKVDLPIEPLNKALADMSEARTSPRQASETFLKDHPQVWKAWLPAEVASKVSASLK